Proteins found in one Aquibium microcysteis genomic segment:
- a CDS encoding cisplatin damage response ATP-dependent DNA ligase, which yields MKPFADLLDRLVLTPSRNAKLKLLADHFAAVPDPDRGLALAAITGDLDIPSVKPAMLRALVMERMDPVLFAYSYDYVGDLAETVSLVWPAPEGRVLHNADPSLSEAVEALLAAGRANGPAVFATLLDRLDAPSRFALIKLVTGGLRIGVSARLAKQALADFGQVDVAEIEELWHGIAPPYEPLFMWLEKRGPRPEPQAQALFRPVMLSNPVQDGDLEKLDPADYLAEWKWDGIRVQATSEGGVHRLYSRTGDDVSGAFPDLLEAMNFAGSIDGELLVGVAGRHTGTFSDLQQRLNRKAVSARMREKFPVFVRCYDLLEEGGEDLRPLPFVERRARLEAFAARLPADRFDLSPFVDFSGWKELDDKRRRPPHPVIEGVMLKRRDSAYVPGRPKGPWFKWKRDPHTVDAVLMYAQRGHGKRSSFYSDYTFGVWTGPEDRPELVPVGKAYFGFTDEELRQIDKYVRDNTVERFGPVRSVRADRGHGLVLEVAFEGLNRSTRHKSGVAMRFPRISRLRWDKPAAEADRLESLQALLDG from the coding sequence ATGAAACCCTTCGCCGACCTCCTCGACCGCCTGGTGCTCACCCCGTCGCGCAATGCGAAGCTGAAGCTCCTGGCCGACCATTTCGCTGCCGTGCCGGATCCCGACCGCGGACTGGCGCTGGCGGCGATCACCGGGGATCTCGACATTCCGAGCGTCAAGCCGGCGATGCTCCGGGCACTGGTGATGGAACGGATGGACCCGGTGCTCTTCGCCTATTCCTACGACTATGTCGGCGATCTGGCGGAGACCGTGTCGCTGGTCTGGCCAGCACCCGAGGGGCGGGTGCTGCACAATGCCGATCCCAGCCTGTCGGAAGCGGTGGAGGCTCTCCTGGCCGCCGGCCGCGCCAACGGGCCGGCGGTCTTCGCCACGCTTCTCGACAGGCTCGATGCGCCGTCGCGCTTCGCACTCATCAAGCTGGTCACGGGCGGCCTGCGGATCGGCGTGTCGGCGCGTCTCGCCAAGCAGGCGCTCGCCGATTTCGGCCAGGTCGACGTGGCCGAGATCGAGGAACTGTGGCACGGTATCGCGCCGCCCTACGAACCGCTGTTCATGTGGCTGGAGAAGCGGGGACCGCGGCCCGAGCCGCAGGCGCAGGCGCTGTTCCGACCCGTGATGCTGTCCAACCCGGTGCAGGACGGCGATCTGGAGAAGCTCGACCCTGCCGATTACCTTGCGGAGTGGAAATGGGACGGAATCCGGGTGCAGGCGACGTCTGAGGGCGGCGTCCACCGGCTTTATTCGCGGACGGGCGACGACGTGTCCGGAGCATTTCCAGACCTGCTGGAGGCGATGAACTTCGCCGGGTCGATCGACGGCGAACTGCTCGTGGGGGTCGCCGGGCGGCACACCGGCACCTTCTCGGACCTCCAGCAGCGCCTCAACCGCAAGGCCGTGTCCGCCAGGATGCGGGAGAAGTTTCCCGTCTTCGTGCGCTGCTACGATCTGTTGGAGGAGGGTGGAGAGGACCTGCGGCCTCTGCCATTCGTCGAACGGCGCGCCAGGCTCGAGGCTTTCGCGGCAAGGCTCCCCGCCGACCGTTTCGATCTGTCGCCCTTCGTCGACTTCTCCGGCTGGAAGGAACTCGACGACAAGCGAAGGCGCCCGCCGCACCCGGTGATCGAAGGCGTGATGCTGAAGCGGCGCGACTCGGCCTACGTGCCCGGCCGACCAAAGGGTCCCTGGTTCAAGTGGAAGCGCGACCCGCACACGGTGGACGCGGTTCTGATGTATGCCCAGCGCGGGCATGGCAAGCGGTCGAGCTTCTATTCGGACTACACGTTCGGAGTCTGGACCGGTCCGGAGGACAGGCCGGAGCTGGTGCCCGTCGGCAAGGCCTATTTCGGCTTCACCGACGAGGAACTGCGCCAGATCGACAAGTACGTGCGCGACAACACGGTGGAGCGCTTCGGGCCCGTCCGCTCGGTGCGGGCCGACCGCGGGCACGGTCTGGTGCTGGAAGTGGCCTTCGAAGGGCTGAACCGGTCGACTCGGCACAAATCCGGGGTCGCGATGCGGTTTCCGCGCATCTCGCGCCTGCGCTGGGACAAGCCGGCGGCGGAAGCGGACCGGCTGGAATC
- a CDS encoding ligase-associated DNA damage response exonuclease, translating to MRASDLLQPRPQGLYCPPGDFFIDPVKPVERALITHGHADHARSGHGKVLATRETLEIMAIRYGADFSVSRQEARLGERLDVNGVEVSFHPAGHVLGSAQIRVAHGGRCIVASGDYKRRRDPTCQGFEPIACDVFITEATFGLPVFRHPDDRVEIARLLASLKQFPERTHLVGAYSLGKAQRVIRLLRDAGYGETIYIHGALQKLCDYYESQGVPLGPLAPATIDNGGKAAFAGRIVVGPPSAFADRWARRFADPVSAFASGWMRIRQRARQRGVELPLILSDHSDWDELVATIADTGASEVWVTHGREEALVRWCEINGIAARPLHLVGYEDEGD from the coding sequence ATGCGTGCGTCCGATCTGCTGCAGCCCAGACCCCAGGGCCTCTACTGCCCGCCCGGCGACTTCTTCATCGATCCGGTGAAGCCGGTCGAGCGGGCGCTGATCACGCATGGGCATGCCGATCACGCGCGGTCCGGGCACGGAAAGGTGCTGGCGACGCGCGAGACGCTCGAAATCATGGCGATCCGCTACGGGGCCGATTTTTCCGTTTCGCGGCAGGAGGCACGGCTGGGCGAGCGTCTTGACGTCAACGGCGTGGAGGTGAGCTTCCACCCGGCCGGCCACGTGCTGGGCTCCGCGCAGATCCGCGTCGCGCATGGCGGGCGCTGCATCGTTGCGTCGGGCGACTACAAGCGGCGGCGCGACCCGACCTGCCAGGGATTCGAGCCGATCGCCTGCGACGTCTTCATCACCGAAGCGACCTTCGGCCTGCCGGTCTTCCGCCACCCCGACGACCGCGTCGAGATCGCGCGGCTGCTCGCCTCGCTGAAGCAGTTCCCCGAGCGCACGCATCTCGTCGGCGCCTACTCGCTCGGCAAGGCACAACGCGTGATCCGGCTGCTGCGCGACGCGGGATACGGCGAGACGATCTACATTCACGGCGCCCTGCAGAAGCTCTGCGACTACTATGAGAGCCAGGGCGTCCCGCTCGGGCCGCTCGCACCCGCGACCATCGACAATGGCGGCAAGGCGGCGTTCGCGGGCAGGATCGTCGTCGGTCCGCCGTCGGCTTTCGCAGACCGTTGGGCGCGGCGCTTCGCCGACCCGGTCTCGGCCTTCGCCTCGGGCTGGATGCGCATCCGCCAGCGCGCCAGGCAGCGCGGCGTGGAACTGCCGCTGATCCTGTCGGACCATTCGGACTGGGACGAACTCGTCGCGACCATCGCCGATACGGGCGCCTCGGAAGTCTGGGTGACGCATGGGCGCGAGGAGGCGCTGGTGCGCTGGTGCGAGATCAACGGGATCGCCGCGCGGCCGCTGCATCTCGTGGGGTACGAGGACGAGGGGGACTAG
- the bhcB gene encoding beta-hydroxyaspartate dehydratase BhcB, translating into MQLPNYDDVVAAHERIRPHVHRTPVLTSSHLDALAGARLLLKCENLQKIGAFKARGACNAVFGLSQEQAGRGVLTHSSGNHGQALAYAAAKRGIPATIVMPETSARPKLDAVRGYGGRVVTCAPGTKAREEAVAAELERTGAEIVHPYADARVIAGQGTCARELIEEAGPFDAIVAPVGGGGLISGTCVAAHAMAPGIKVFAAEPANADDAFRSKAAGHLVEDDAPQTIADGLRASLKPITFHYVRNDVEAVLTVSEAEIVAAMRLVWERLKIVIEPSSAVAIAAVLKNAERFAGQTVGIIVTGGNVDLDRLPWMA; encoded by the coding sequence ATGCAGCTTCCGAACTATGACGACGTGGTGGCCGCACATGAGCGGATCCGCCCGCATGTCCACCGCACGCCGGTGCTGACGAGCAGCCATCTCGACGCCCTTGCGGGCGCGCGCCTCCTCCTCAAATGCGAGAACCTGCAGAAGATCGGCGCCTTCAAGGCGCGGGGCGCCTGCAACGCCGTGTTCGGGCTGTCGCAAGAGCAGGCGGGGCGGGGTGTCCTCACGCACTCGTCGGGCAATCACGGTCAGGCGCTGGCCTATGCTGCCGCCAAGCGCGGCATTCCGGCGACCATCGTCATGCCGGAGACCTCGGCCAGGCCCAAGCTCGACGCGGTGCGCGGCTATGGCGGGCGCGTGGTGACCTGCGCGCCCGGCACGAAGGCGCGCGAGGAGGCGGTGGCTGCCGAACTCGAGCGTACGGGCGCCGAGATCGTGCATCCCTATGCGGACGCGCGCGTGATCGCGGGGCAGGGGACCTGCGCGCGCGAACTGATCGAGGAGGCGGGGCCGTTCGACGCGATCGTGGCGCCCGTCGGCGGCGGCGGGCTTATCTCCGGCACCTGTGTCGCGGCGCATGCGATGGCGCCCGGGATCAAGGTCTTCGCCGCGGAACCGGCGAATGCCGATGACGCCTTCCGGTCCAAGGCGGCCGGGCACCTCGTCGAGGACGACGCGCCGCAGACCATCGCCGACGGGCTGCGCGCCTCGCTGAAGCCGATCACCTTCCACTATGTCCGGAACGATGTGGAAGCGGTGCTGACGGTCTCGGAGGCGGAGATCGTGGCGGCGATGCGGCTCGTCTGGGAGCGCCTGAAGATCGTGATCGAGCCGTCGAGCGCGGTGGCGATCGCGGCCGTGCTGAAGAACGCCGAGCGCTTCGCGGGACAGACCGTCGGGATCATCGTCACCGGCGGGAACGTCGATCTCGACCGGCTTCCGTGGATGGCGTGA
- a CDS encoding dipeptide ABC transporter ATP-binding protein, with the protein MSEIVVEGRNLKRDYRIGGGLFAQERVVHAVKGVSFTVEKGRTLAIVGESGCGKSTLARIITMIDAQTDGELLIDGVPVDIRKQALTAEMRRKVQIVFQNPYGSLNPRQKIGDVLGEPLLVNTGMPASERRERAMQMLVKVGLGPEHFNRYPHMFSGGQRQRIAIARALMLNPSILVLDEPVSALDLSVQAQVLNLLSDLQDEFDLTYIFISHDLSVVRYIADDVMVMYFGEAVEYGSRDAVFSDPQHDYTKTLFAATPRADVESIRRRLAARAA; encoded by the coding sequence ATGAGCGAGATCGTCGTCGAGGGACGCAACCTCAAGCGCGACTACCGGATCGGCGGCGGCCTGTTCGCGCAGGAGCGCGTGGTGCACGCCGTCAAGGGCGTGTCGTTCACGGTGGAGAAGGGCAGGACGCTGGCGATCGTCGGCGAATCGGGCTGCGGAAAATCGACACTGGCGCGCATCATCACCATGATCGACGCGCAGACCGACGGCGAACTGCTGATCGACGGCGTGCCGGTCGACATCCGCAAGCAGGCGCTGACGGCGGAGATGCGCCGCAAGGTGCAGATCGTGTTCCAGAATCCCTACGGCTCGCTCAACCCGCGCCAGAAGATCGGCGACGTGCTGGGCGAGCCGCTGCTGGTCAACACCGGCATGCCGGCGTCGGAGCGGCGCGAGCGGGCGATGCAGATGCTTGTCAAGGTCGGGCTGGGGCCGGAGCACTTCAACCGCTATCCGCACATGTTCTCGGGAGGGCAGCGCCAGCGCATCGCGATCGCGCGGGCGCTGATGCTGAACCCCAGCATCCTGGTGCTTGACGAGCCGGTGTCGGCGCTCGATCTCTCTGTTCAGGCACAGGTGCTGAACCTGCTGTCAGACTTGCAGGACGAGTTCGACCTGACCTACATCTTCATCAGCCACGACCTGTCGGTGGTGCGCTACATCGCCGACGACGTGATGGTCATGTATTTCGGCGAGGCGGTGGAGTATGGCTCGCGCGACGCGGTGTTCTCGGACCCCCAGCACGACTATACGAAGACACTGTTCGCCGCGACTCCGCGGGCCGATGTCGAAAGCATCCGGCGGCGGCTGGCGGCCAGGGCGGCCTGA
- a CDS encoding ABC transporter ATP-binding protein, producing MPLLTIDNLVVEFETASGPFRAVDGVSLSVDAREVLAIVGESGSGKSVSMLAVMGLLPWTAKVTADRMEFAGRDLLTMSDTDRRRIIGKDIAMIFQEPMSSLNPCFTVGFQIEEVLRFHLGMDRKARRTRAIELLRAVGIPDPEQRLSSYPHQMSGGQCQRVMIAMALACNPKLLIADEPTTALDVTIQKQILDLLVALQTEHGMGLIMITHNMGVVAETADRVIVQYKGRKMEEADVLTLFENPKSNYTKALLSALPERATGDRLPTVASFMDDFKAAGEAR from the coding sequence ATGCCTCTTCTGACCATCGATAATCTCGTCGTCGAGTTCGAGACCGCGTCCGGCCCGTTCCGGGCCGTGGACGGCGTGTCGCTGTCGGTCGACGCGCGGGAGGTGCTGGCGATCGTCGGCGAGTCCGGCTCCGGCAAGTCGGTGTCGATGCTCGCTGTCATGGGGCTCCTGCCCTGGACGGCGAAGGTAACGGCCGACCGGATGGAGTTTGCAGGCCGCGACCTCCTGACGATGAGCGACACCGACCGGCGCAGGATCATCGGCAAGGACATCGCGATGATCTTCCAGGAGCCGATGTCGAGCCTGAACCCGTGCTTTACGGTCGGTTTCCAGATCGAGGAGGTGCTGCGCTTCCACCTCGGCATGGACCGCAAGGCGCGGCGGACCCGGGCGATCGAGCTGCTGCGGGCGGTGGGCATTCCCGATCCGGAGCAGCGGCTCTCCTCCTATCCGCACCAGATGTCGGGCGGCCAGTGCCAGCGCGTGATGATCGCTATGGCGCTTGCCTGCAATCCCAAGCTCCTGATCGCCGACGAGCCGACGACGGCGCTGGACGTGACGATCCAGAAGCAGATCCTCGATCTCCTGGTGGCGCTGCAGACGGAGCACGGCATGGGACTGATCATGATCACCCACAACATGGGCGTGGTGGCCGAGACGGCCGACCGCGTGATCGTCCAGTACAAGGGCCGCAAGATGGAGGAAGCCGACGTGCTGACCCTCTTCGAGAACCCGAAGAGCAACTACACCAAGGCGCTGCTGTCGGCTCTGCCCGAGCGCGCCACCGGCGACCGGCTCCCGACCGTCGCGAGCTTCATGGACGACTTCAAGGCTGCAGGAGAGGCTCGATGA
- a CDS encoding ABC transporter permease subunit, which yields MAQASTAALDKAKAGEVTRRQRFAEFWFYFSENKGAVIGLWVFLALVVLAILAPLIAPHAPNAQYRDAVLLPPVWQEGGQATHLLGTDQVGRDMLSRLLYGAQFSLFIGIVVTTLALTGGIFVGVIAGYFRGWVDTVIMRLMDIILAFPSLLLALVLVAVLGPGLMNAMIAIALVLQPHFVRLTRAAVMAEKGRDYVVAAKVAGAKPLRLMFRTILPNCMAPLIVQATLSFSTAILDAAALGFLGMGAQPPTPEWGTMLAEAREFILRAWWVVTLPGLAILVTVLAINLMGDGLRDALDPKLKRS from the coding sequence ATGGCACAGGCATCCACCGCAGCGTTGGACAAGGCGAAGGCCGGCGAAGTGACACGCCGGCAGCGCTTCGCCGAGTTCTGGTTCTATTTCTCCGAAAACAAGGGGGCCGTGATCGGGCTTTGGGTGTTCCTCGCACTCGTCGTGCTGGCCATCCTGGCGCCGCTGATCGCGCCTCACGCGCCCAACGCCCAATATCGCGACGCCGTGCTCCTGCCGCCCGTCTGGCAGGAGGGCGGCCAGGCGACCCATCTGCTGGGCACCGACCAGGTGGGACGGGACATGCTGTCGCGGCTGCTCTACGGTGCGCAGTTCTCGCTGTTCATCGGCATCGTGGTGACGACGCTGGCGCTGACCGGCGGCATCTTCGTCGGTGTGATCGCGGGCTATTTCCGCGGCTGGGTCGACACCGTCATCATGCGGCTGATGGACATCATCCTCGCCTTCCCGTCGCTGCTGCTCGCGCTGGTGCTGGTCGCGGTGCTCGGGCCGGGGCTGATGAACGCGATGATCGCCATCGCGCTGGTGCTGCAGCCGCATTTCGTCCGGCTGACGCGCGCCGCCGTGATGGCCGAGAAAGGGCGCGACTACGTGGTGGCCGCCAAGGTCGCTGGCGCGAAGCCGCTCCGGCTGATGTTCCGCACGATCCTGCCCAACTGCATGGCGCCGTTGATCGTGCAGGCGACGCTCTCCTTCTCGACCGCGATCCTCGATGCCGCAGCGCTGGGCTTCCTCGGCATGGGCGCGCAACCGCCGACGCCCGAATGGGGCACGATGCTGGCCGAAGCGCGCGAGTTCATCCTGCGCGCCTGGTGGGTGGTCACGCTGCCGGGCCTGGCGATCCTGGTCACGGTGCTGGCCATCAACCTGATGGGCGACGGCCTGCGGGACGCACTGGATCCGAAGCTGAAGCGGAGTTGA
- a CDS encoding ABC transporter permease subunit, giving the protein MLRFLLGRFAVLIPTFIGVSIIAFSFIRLLPGDPVMLMSGERVMSQERYEKITQELGYDRNIVIQYLDYFGDLLQGDFGTSLVTKKPVLTHFSELFPATLELSLCAILFAVLLGIPAGVFAAIKRGSAFDQTIMGTALVGYSMPIFWWGLLLIILFSGILGWTPVSGRISLLYYFPSVTGFMLIDSLLSGQAGAFKSAVSHLILPTIVLGTIPLAVIARQTRSAMLEVLSEDYVRTARAKGMPPLRVIGVHALRNAMIPVITTIGLQVGVMLAGAILTETIFSWPGIGKWMVDSVFKRDYPVIQGGLLLIAAIIMLVNLLVDILYGLINPRIRH; this is encoded by the coding sequence ATGCTTCGGTTTCTCCTCGGTCGGTTCGCCGTGCTGATCCCGACCTTCATCGGCGTCTCCATCATCGCCTTCTCCTTCATCCGCCTGCTGCCCGGAGATCCGGTCATGCTGATGTCGGGCGAGCGCGTGATGTCGCAGGAGCGCTACGAGAAGATCACGCAGGAACTCGGCTACGACCGGAACATCGTGATCCAGTACCTGGATTATTTCGGCGACCTGCTGCAGGGCGATTTCGGCACCTCGCTGGTGACGAAGAAGCCGGTGCTGACGCATTTTTCGGAACTGTTCCCGGCGACACTGGAACTGTCGCTCTGCGCCATCCTGTTCGCCGTGCTGCTCGGTATTCCGGCGGGCGTGTTCGCGGCGATCAAGCGCGGTTCGGCCTTCGACCAGACGATCATGGGAACCGCCCTGGTCGGCTACTCGATGCCGATCTTCTGGTGGGGGCTGCTGCTGATCATCCTGTTCTCGGGCATCCTCGGCTGGACTCCCGTGTCGGGGCGGATATCGCTGCTCTATTATTTCCCCTCCGTCACCGGCTTCATGCTGATCGACTCGCTCCTGTCGGGGCAGGCGGGCGCGTTCAAGTCGGCGGTGAGCCACCTGATCCTGCCCACCATCGTGCTCGGCACCATCCCTCTCGCCGTCATCGCGCGGCAGACGCGGTCGGCCATGCTGGAGGTGCTGAGCGAGGACTATGTCCGTACCGCGCGCGCCAAGGGCATGCCGCCGCTGCGCGTCATCGGCGTTCACGCGCTGCGCAACGCCATGATCCCGGTCATCACCACGATCGGCCTGCAGGTGGGCGTGATGCTCGCAGGCGCGATCCTGACCGAGACGATCTTCTCCTGGCCGGGGATCGGCAAGTGGATGGTCGATTCCGTGTTCAAGCGGGACTACCCTGTGATTCAGGGCGGGCTCCTGCTGATCGCGGCCATCATCATGCTGGTCAACCTGCTGGTCGACATCCTGTACGGCCTCATCAACCCGCGCATCCGGCATTGA